A DNA window from Mycolicibacter terrae contains the following coding sequences:
- a CDS encoding acyl-CoA dehydrogenase family protein: MAKNYGQDYYLEKARAGEHTDELWSEAGKLGFIGVNLPEEYGGGGAGMYELSLVMEEMSANGCALLMMVVSPAINGTIISKFGTDEQKKRWIPGIADGSLTMAFAITEPDAGSNSHKITTTARRDGSDWILKGQKTFISGVDQAQAVLVVGRSEDAKTGNLRPALFVVPTDTPGLSWTPIEMELVSPERQFQVFLDDVRLPADALVGSEDAAIAQLFAGLNPERIMGAASAVGMGRFAIGKAVDYVTTRQVWKTPIGAHQGLSHPLAANHIEIQLAKLMMQKAATLYDAGDDFGAAEAANMAKYAAGEASTRAVDQAVQSLGGNGLTKEYGIAAAVTASRLARIAPVSREMILNFVAQTSLGLPRSY, encoded by the coding sequence ATGGCCAAGAACTACGGCCAGGACTACTACCTGGAGAAGGCCCGCGCCGGCGAGCACACCGACGAATTGTGGAGCGAGGCGGGCAAGCTCGGCTTCATCGGCGTCAACCTGCCCGAGGAGTACGGCGGCGGGGGCGCCGGCATGTATGAGCTGTCGCTGGTCATGGAGGAGATGTCGGCGAACGGCTGCGCGCTGCTGATGATGGTGGTCTCACCGGCCATCAACGGCACCATCATCTCCAAGTTCGGCACCGACGAGCAGAAGAAGCGGTGGATCCCCGGTATCGCCGACGGCTCGCTGACCATGGCGTTCGCCATCACCGAGCCCGACGCCGGATCGAACTCCCACAAGATCACCACCACCGCGCGCCGCGATGGGTCCGACTGGATCCTCAAGGGCCAGAAGACCTTCATCTCCGGCGTCGACCAGGCGCAGGCCGTGCTGGTGGTGGGCCGCAGCGAAGACGCCAAGACCGGCAACCTGCGGCCCGCGCTGTTCGTGGTGCCCACCGACACCCCCGGACTGAGCTGGACGCCGATCGAGATGGAGCTGGTCAGCCCCGAGCGCCAGTTCCAGGTGTTCCTCGACGACGTCCGGTTGCCCGCCGACGCGCTGGTGGGCTCCGAGGACGCCGCGATCGCGCAGCTGTTCGCGGGCCTGAACCCCGAGCGCATCATGGGCGCGGCAAGCGCGGTGGGCATGGGCCGCTTCGCGATCGGCAAGGCCGTCGACTACGTCACCACCCGCCAGGTGTGGAAGACCCCGATCGGCGCACACCAGGGCCTGTCGCACCCGCTGGCTGCGAACCACATCGAGATCCAGTTGGCCAAGCTGATGATGCAGAAGGCCGCGACACTCTATGACGCCGGCGACGACTTCGGCGCTGCCGAGGCCGCCAACATGGCCAAGTACGCCGCCGGCGAGGCATCGACGCGGGCGGTCGACCAGGCGGTGCAGTCCCTCGGCGGCAATGGCCTGACCAAGGAGTACGGCATCGCCGCAGCGGTCACCGCGTCCCGGCTGGCGCGGATCGCGCCGGTGAGCCGGGAGATGATTCTCAACTTCGTCGCGCAGACCTCGCTGGGCCTGCCACGGTCGTACTGA
- a CDS encoding acetyl/propionyl/methylcrotonyl-CoA carboxylase subunit alpha, protein MISTVLVANRGEIARRVFATCRRLGLGTVAVYTDPDAGMPHVAEADAKVRLPETTSYLSAEAIIAAAQAAGADAIHPGYGFLSENADFAAAVQAAGLTWIGPPVAAVTSMGSKIEAKKMMAAAGVPVLEELDPATVTAAQLPVLVKASAGGGGRGMRVVSELSALAGEVEAAQREAASAFGDPTVFCERYLPTGHHIEVQVMADAHGTVWAVGERECSIQRRHQKVIEEAPSPLVERTPGMRDKLFEAARLAAGAIGYTGAGTVEFLADSRGEFYFLEMNTRLQVEHPVTEETTGVDLVELQIAVADGARLDTEPPAAQGHSIEVRLYAEDPARGWQPQAGPVHAIGIPGVTARFHTLCQHTGVRLDSGIEDGSTVSIHYDPMLAKVISYAPTRTQAAAVLASALARARVHGLRTNRDLLVNVLRHPAFLDGATDTAFFDTHGLAELSTPLADAATVQTSAIAAALADAAHNRATAQVLSSIPGGWRNLASGFQSKAYLDDGGTEHRIEYRFTRTGLILNVGEVTLISSTPDEVVLADPAGVARTFTVARYGSDIYIDSPAGGVHLVALPRFPDPESAVAQGSLLAPMPGNVIRLGAAVGDRVSAGQPLIWLEAMKMEHTISAPSDGVLTQLDVKPGDQVEVGAVLARVEQPETASEAEGDPL, encoded by the coding sequence ATGATCAGCACTGTTCTGGTGGCCAATCGCGGTGAGATCGCCCGACGGGTCTTCGCCACCTGCCGTCGACTGGGTCTGGGTACGGTCGCGGTCTACACCGACCCCGATGCGGGCATGCCGCACGTCGCCGAAGCCGACGCGAAGGTGCGCCTGCCGGAGACCACCAGCTACCTGTCCGCCGAGGCGATCATCGCCGCGGCGCAGGCCGCCGGCGCCGACGCCATCCATCCCGGCTACGGGTTTCTCTCCGAGAACGCCGACTTCGCCGCGGCCGTGCAGGCCGCCGGTCTGACCTGGATCGGACCGCCGGTGGCCGCGGTGACCTCGATGGGCTCCAAGATCGAGGCCAAGAAGATGATGGCCGCCGCGGGCGTGCCGGTCCTCGAAGAACTCGACCCGGCAACCGTCACCGCCGCACAGCTGCCGGTGCTGGTGAAGGCCTCCGCGGGCGGCGGTGGCCGTGGCATGCGGGTGGTCAGCGAATTGTCCGCCCTGGCAGGCGAAGTCGAGGCCGCCCAGCGCGAGGCCGCTTCGGCGTTCGGCGACCCGACGGTGTTCTGCGAGCGCTACCTGCCGACCGGCCACCACATCGAGGTGCAGGTGATGGCCGATGCGCACGGCACGGTGTGGGCGGTCGGCGAGCGGGAATGCTCGATTCAGCGCCGCCACCAGAAGGTCATCGAAGAGGCGCCGTCACCGTTGGTGGAACGCACCCCCGGGATGCGGGACAAGCTGTTCGAGGCCGCCCGGCTGGCCGCCGGCGCGATCGGCTACACCGGCGCGGGCACCGTGGAGTTCCTGGCCGACTCCCGCGGCGAGTTCTACTTCCTGGAGATGAACACCCGGCTGCAGGTCGAGCACCCGGTCACCGAGGAGACCACCGGTGTCGACCTGGTCGAACTGCAGATTGCGGTGGCCGACGGAGCCCGCCTCGATACCGAACCGCCGGCAGCGCAGGGACATTCGATCGAGGTGCGACTCTACGCCGAGGACCCGGCTCGCGGCTGGCAGCCGCAGGCCGGGCCGGTGCACGCCATCGGCATTCCCGGGGTGACCGCGCGGTTCCACACACTGTGTCAGCACACCGGGGTCCGGCTGGACTCCGGCATCGAAGACGGCTCGACGGTGTCGATCCATTACGACCCCATGCTGGCCAAGGTGATCAGCTATGCGCCCACCCGCACTCAGGCGGCGGCGGTGCTGGCAAGTGCGTTGGCACGAGCCCGGGTGCACGGCTTACGCACCAACCGTGACCTGCTGGTCAATGTGCTGCGCCACCCCGCCTTCCTGGACGGGGCCACCGACACGGCGTTCTTCGACACCCACGGTCTGGCGGAACTGTCGACGCCGCTGGCCGACGCCGCAACGGTGCAGACCAGTGCGATCGCGGCCGCGCTGGCCGACGCCGCACATAATCGGGCGACCGCGCAGGTGCTCAGCTCCATTCCCGGCGGTTGGCGCAACCTGGCCTCGGGCTTCCAGTCCAAGGCCTATCTCGACGACGGCGGCACCGAGCATCGAATCGAATATCGTTTCACCCGAACGGGATTGATTCTCAACGTCGGCGAGGTCACCTTGATTTCGTCGACTCCGGACGAAGTGGTGCTGGCCGATCCAGCCGGCGTCGCCCGCACGTTCACCGTCGCCCGGTACGGCTCGGATATCTACATCGACTCCCCCGCCGGTGGTGTCCACCTGGTGGCGTTGCCGCGATTCCCCGATCCGGAGTCCGCGGTCGCGCAGGGATCGCTGCTGGCGCCCATGCCGGGCAACGTGATCCGGCTGGGTGCAGCCGTCGGCGATCGGGTGAGCGCCGGCCAGCCACTGATCTGGCTGGAAGCCATGAAGATGGAACACACCATCAGCGCACCGTCCGACGGTGTGCTCACTCAACTCGACGTCAAGCCGGGCGACCAGGTAGAGGTCGGCGCCGTACTGGCCCGTGTCGAACAACCCGAAACAGCGTCCGAAGCAGAAGGAGATCCACTGTGA